The following are encoded together in the Acidobacteriota bacterium genome:
- a CDS encoding DNA methyltransferase produces the protein MAKQAKTRTKSAEPRNLDELKFDPKNARRHPERNLAMIEAALADVGAARSIVIDEDGCVLAGEGVSRAAGRLGLTKLRIIDVDGDELVAVRRRGLTPDQKTRLSFFDNRAGELAEWDTALLQEFVSQGVDLSALWTEREFEELLRALPMAGGRTDPDQVPAPRSTTVRLGDLFQLGSHRLLCGDATNPSAVAALLDGVTPGLMVTDPPYGVEYDPSWRAKAGLNKNTQKQGTVLNDDRADWTEAWRLFPGDACYVWHAGLKSSIVEGSLQRAGFTLRAQIIWAKDRLALSRGDYHWQHEPCWYGVRDGETSRRTSDRTQTTLWRVAEPGVEPAIGEATSTVWEIASREDGGHGHGTQKPVECMARPIRNHLPTDVYEPFSGSGSTLIAGEQLGRRIFANELNPTYVQVAIDRWEAFTGGSARRLRRNVL, from the coding sequence ATGGCGAAACAGGCAAAGACACGGACGAAAAGTGCAGAACCGCGCAACCTCGACGAACTCAAGTTCGACCCAAAGAATGCCCGGCGGCATCCGGAGCGGAACCTCGCGATGATCGAAGCCGCGCTCGCTGACGTCGGTGCCGCCAGGAGCATCGTGATTGATGAGGATGGCTGCGTCCTGGCTGGTGAGGGCGTGAGCCGCGCGGCCGGCCGGCTCGGGCTGACCAAGCTCCGGATTATCGACGTCGACGGCGATGAACTCGTGGCCGTCCGCCGGCGCGGGCTGACGCCTGATCAGAAGACCCGTCTATCGTTCTTCGACAACCGCGCCGGCGAGCTGGCGGAGTGGGACACGGCCTTGCTGCAGGAGTTTGTTTCACAGGGCGTTGACCTCTCAGCGCTCTGGACCGAGCGCGAGTTCGAGGAGCTGTTGCGCGCCTTACCGATGGCTGGCGGACGCACTGACCCCGACCAGGTGCCGGCGCCACGAAGCACGACCGTCCGCCTCGGCGACCTGTTTCAGCTCGGTTCGCACCGCCTCTTATGCGGCGACGCGACCAATCCATCGGCCGTGGCGGCGTTGCTCGATGGCGTGACGCCGGGCCTGATGGTCACTGACCCGCCCTATGGCGTCGAATACGACCCGAGCTGGCGCGCAAAGGCGGGGCTCAATAAGAACACGCAGAAACAGGGCACGGTCCTGAACGACGATCGCGCGGACTGGACCGAAGCCTGGCGGCTGTTTCCTGGCGATGCGTGCTACGTGTGGCACGCCGGCCTGAAGTCGTCGATCGTCGAGGGGTCGCTCCAACGGGCTGGGTTCACCTTGCGCGCGCAGATCATCTGGGCGAAGGACCGGCTCGCGCTGTCCCGCGGCGATTATCACTGGCAACACGAGCCCTGCTGGTACGGCGTCCGCGACGGCGAAACATCCCGGCGAACCTCGGACCGAACGCAAACCACCCTGTGGCGCGTTGCGGAGCCAGGCGTTGAGCCAGCCATCGGCGAGGCGACATCAACGGTATGGGAGATCGCCAGTCGCGAAGACGGCGGGCACGGCCACGGCACCCAGAAGCCGGTCGAGTGCATGGCGCGGCCTATCCGGAATCACCTACCGACGGACGTCTACGAGCCCTTCTCAGGATCGGGGTCCACCCTGATAGCCGGCGAACAACTGGGCCGCCGTATCTTCGCGAACGAATTGAATCCGACCTATGTGCAGGTCGCGATCGACCGCTGGGAGGCGTTTACAGGCGGCAGCGCCCGTCGCCTGCGCCGCAACGTCCTATGA